The following proteins are co-located in the Ensifer sp. WSM1721 genome:
- a CDS encoding PAS domain-containing protein, whose amino-acid sequence MYELIELFWLKYSQLQYAVSVADEHLIGILDRELEPILKAVYDERAASVEDARLQFQFLIDILRMEADDVACVLRHSQLLQSLIDRYFAATRSTDLAGLDLERAPKFPSKGRADEGLLNEAILDCFPDRIAVITPDYRYLYTNPVNASYLDSRPMDLIGRHIVEFIGLQRFEQWVKAYLDRCFAGEVVDYTFAKTVDSRTTVVRCRMTPCKSSTGKLIGAILVIQENADRRKAIAA is encoded by the coding sequence TTGTACGAATTGATTGAGTTGTTCTGGCTCAAGTATTCACAGTTGCAATACGCCGTGAGCGTGGCGGACGAACATCTGATCGGTATTCTCGATCGTGAACTCGAGCCGATATTGAAGGCCGTTTACGACGAAAGGGCCGCGAGTGTCGAAGATGCCCGGCTCCAGTTTCAGTTTCTCATCGACATCTTGCGCATGGAGGCCGACGACGTCGCCTGCGTCCTGCGTCATTCGCAATTGCTTCAATCGTTGATCGATCGCTATTTCGCCGCGACGCGTTCGACGGATCTCGCCGGGCTGGACCTAGAACGCGCGCCGAAATTCCCGAGCAAGGGGCGTGCCGACGAAGGCCTGCTCAACGAGGCGATCCTCGACTGCTTTCCCGACAGGATCGCGGTCATCACACCGGACTACCGTTATCTCTACACGAATCCGGTAAATGCGAGTTATCTCGACAGCCGGCCGATGGATCTCATAGGGCGGCACATCGTCGAATTCATCGGCCTCCAGCGTTTCGAGCAATGGGTGAAAGCCTATCTCGACCGCTGTTTTGCTGGTGAAGTGGTCGATTACACCTTCGCCAAGACGGTCGACTCCCGCACCACGGTGGTACGCTGTCGCATGACGCCGTGCAAATCGAGCACCGGCAAGCTCATCGGCGCGATCCTCGTCATCCAGGAAAATGCCGACAGACGCAAGGCTATCGCGGCCTGA
- a CDS encoding lipid A biosynthesis lauroyl acyltransferase produces the protein MLITRLVLAADRFRQWVIAQFVILLLTVLKLFPADRAINFMDRVARWVGPKTRRHTLTLINLRNAFPEKSEAEIREIALESWGNMGRLAAEYVFLDRLFDFDPERKEPGRVEVSGIPLFLELRDNPRPFIVFTAHSGNFEMLPVAGSAFGLNVTVLFRPPNNPYLAEKVFEFRKARMGNLVPSHAGSSFALARQLEHGGGVGVLVDQKFRKGLKTKFFGRDVQTNPLLAKLVRQFNCEVYPARCIRLPGGRFRLELEPAVEIPRRADGSVDVNATAQMLNDKVESWVREYPGQWLWYHDRWNIKRSL, from the coding sequence ATGCTGATCACACGGCTGGTGCTGGCGGCCGATCGCTTCAGGCAGTGGGTGATTGCACAATTCGTTATTCTGCTTCTCACAGTGCTAAAGCTGTTTCCGGCGGACCGGGCGATCAATTTCATGGATCGCGTCGCCCGCTGGGTCGGCCCGAAGACACGTCGCCACACGTTGACGCTCATCAACCTGCGCAATGCGTTCCCGGAAAAGAGCGAGGCGGAAATCCGGGAGATCGCGCTTGAAAGCTGGGGCAATATGGGGCGGCTCGCGGCCGAGTATGTCTTTCTCGACCGTCTCTTCGATTTCGATCCCGAGCGCAAGGAGCCGGGCAGGGTGGAGGTCTCCGGCATTCCGCTCTTTCTGGAACTGCGCGACAATCCGCGGCCCTTCATCGTCTTCACGGCCCATAGCGGCAATTTCGAAATGCTGCCGGTCGCGGGCTCGGCTTTCGGCCTGAACGTGACCGTGCTGTTCCGGCCGCCGAACAATCCGTATCTCGCCGAGAAGGTCTTCGAGTTTCGCAAGGCGCGCATGGGCAATCTCGTGCCATCGCATGCGGGCTCCTCCTTCGCACTCGCCCGCCAGCTCGAGCACGGCGGGGGCGTTGGCGTGCTCGTCGACCAGAAATTCCGCAAGGGGCTGAAGACGAAGTTCTTCGGTCGGGATGTGCAGACAAACCCGCTGCTTGCCAAGCTCGTCCGCCAGTTCAATTGCGAGGTCTATCCGGCGCGCTGCATCCGCCTGCCCGGCGGGCGCTTTCGGCTGGAACTGGAGCCGGCGGTTGAAATTCCGCGCCGGGCCGACGGCAGCGTCGACGTCAACGCTACGGCTCAGATGCTGAACGACAAGGTCGAAAGCTGGGTGCGCGAATATCCGGGCCAATGGCTCTGGTACCACGACCGCTGGAACATCAAGCGCAGCCTTTAA
- a CDS encoding zinc-binding dehydrogenase, which yields MRALQLLDDRKLETTDIPEPEAPGPGEVTLRVKAVALNHIDVWGWRGMAFAKRKMPLVIGAEASGVVESIGPGVANVLPGQLVSIYGARTCGLCRPCKEGRDNLCEHVSGVHGFHLDGFAQEKVNLPARLLVPAPPGVDAVGAALAPVTFGTVEHMLFDNAKLEPGETILVHAGGSGIGTAAIQLAKKIGCTVITTVGSDDKIERAKALGADHVINYRTDRFEGVVRKLTKKKGVDVVFEHVGKDTWAGSMLSMKRGGRLVTCGSTSGVSTEMNLMMLFQQQLKLLGSFGCRMENMASAMQKMARGLVHPVIDTEVGLSDIDRALERMESRQVFGKIILRMD from the coding sequence ATGCGTGCCCTGCAACTGCTCGATGACCGCAAGCTCGAAACCACCGACATTCCTGAGCCGGAAGCGCCGGGCCCGGGTGAGGTGACGCTTCGGGTCAAGGCTGTTGCGCTCAACCACATCGACGTCTGGGGCTGGCGCGGCATGGCCTTTGCCAAGCGCAAGATGCCGCTCGTCATCGGCGCGGAGGCATCCGGCGTCGTCGAGAGCATCGGCCCCGGCGTCGCCAATGTTCTGCCGGGCCAACTCGTGTCGATCTACGGTGCGCGCACCTGCGGTCTCTGCCGCCCATGCAAGGAGGGGCGCGATAACCTCTGCGAACATGTGAGCGGCGTGCACGGCTTCCATCTGGATGGTTTCGCGCAGGAGAAGGTCAACCTGCCGGCGCGCCTGCTCGTTCCCGCACCTCCGGGCGTCGATGCGGTCGGTGCAGCGCTTGCTCCCGTCACCTTCGGCACGGTCGAGCACATGCTCTTTGACAATGCCAAGCTCGAACCCGGCGAGACGATCCTCGTCCACGCCGGCGGCTCCGGTATCGGCACAGCGGCGATCCAGCTTGCCAAGAAGATCGGCTGCACCGTCATCACCACCGTCGGCTCGGACGATAAAATCGAAAGGGCGAAGGCGCTCGGCGCCGATCACGTCATCAACTACCGCACCGATCGTTTCGAAGGCGTCGTACGCAAACTGACGAAGAAGAAGGGCGTCGATGTTGTTTTCGAACACGTCGGCAAGGACACCTGGGCCGGCTCGATGCTGTCGATGAAGCGGGGCGGACGTCTCGTCACCTGCGGCTCGACCTCCGGCGTTTCGACGGAAATGAACCTGATGATGCTCTTCCAGCAGCAACTGAAGCTGCTCGGCTCCTTCGGCTGCCGCATGGAGAACATGGCCAGCGCGATGCAGAAGATGGCACGCGGCCTTGTTCATCCGGTGATCGACACAGAGGTCGGACTCTCCGATATCGACCGCGCCCTGGAGCGGATGGAATCGCGTCAGGTCTTCGGCAAGATCATCCTCAGAATGGATTGA
- a CDS encoding beta-ketoacyl-ACP synthase yields the protein MSKAYKDHLGRPIVAVTGMGVITSLGQGLEDNWAALSGGVSGIHKISRFPTDSLSTRISGTVDFIELPAENAVERSYAMARETTLEALAQAGISGDFNGPLFLAAPPIEPEWSARFELADRSPPSERPGDAYNRFLAAMREKADPVFHEAVLFGSISERLADRFGTRGLPVTLSTACASGATAIQLGVEAIRQGRTDRALTVATDGSVSAEALIRFSLLSALSTQNDPPEKASKPFTKERDGFVIAEGAATLVLESLDAALARGARVYGILKGCGEKADLFHRTRSSPDGGPAIATIRAALADAGIDEGGIGYINAHGTSTPENDKMEYLSMSAVFGERLPSIPVSSNKSMIGHTLTAAGAVEAVFSIQTMLTGTLPPTINYQNPDPAIVLDVVPNVKRDQQVTAVLSNSFGFGGQNASLVMTAEPA from the coding sequence ATGAGCAAGGCTTATAAGGATCACCTCGGCCGTCCGATCGTCGCCGTCACAGGCATGGGCGTCATCACCTCGCTTGGCCAGGGGCTCGAAGACAATTGGGCAGCGCTCTCGGGCGGCGTTTCGGGCATTCACAAGATCAGCCGCTTCCCGACCGACAGCCTTTCCACGCGGATCAGCGGTACCGTCGACTTCATCGAGCTGCCGGCAGAGAACGCGGTCGAGCGCTCCTATGCGATGGCGCGCGAGACGACGCTGGAAGCGCTGGCACAGGCCGGCATTTCCGGCGATTTCAACGGCCCGCTTTTCTTGGCGGCGCCGCCGATCGAACCGGAATGGAGCGCCCGCTTCGAGCTCGCCGACCGCTCGCCGCCGTCCGAGCGGCCGGGCGACGCCTATAATCGCTTCCTCGCCGCCATGCGCGAGAAGGCGGACCCCGTCTTCCATGAGGCCGTGCTCTTCGGCTCGATCTCCGAGCGCCTTGCCGACCGCTTCGGCACGCGCGGGCTGCCGGTCACGCTCTCGACGGCCTGTGCTTCCGGCGCCACTGCAATCCAGCTCGGTGTCGAGGCAATCCGCCAGGGCCGCACCGACCGGGCGCTGACGGTCGCAACCGACGGTTCGGTCAGCGCCGAAGCCCTGATCCGCTTCTCTCTGCTCTCGGCACTTTCGACCCAGAACGATCCGCCCGAAAAGGCGTCCAAGCCCTTCACCAAGGAGCGCGACGGCTTCGTGATCGCGGAAGGGGCGGCGACGCTGGTGCTCGAGTCGCTCGATGCGGCGCTCGCCCGCGGCGCTCGCGTCTACGGCATCCTCAAGGGCTGCGGCGAAAAGGCCGACCTTTTCCATCGCACGCGTTCGTCGCCCGATGGTGGGCCGGCGATCGCGACCATCCGCGCGGCACTCGCGGACGCCGGCATCGATGAGGGCGGTATCGGCTACATCAACGCTCACGGCACCTCGACGCCGGAAAACGACAAGATGGAATACCTGTCGATGTCGGCCGTCTTCGGCGAGCGGCTGCCGTCGATTCCGGTTTCCTCCAACAAATCGATGATCGGCCATACGCTGACGGCCGCCGGAGCGGTCGAGGCGGTTTTCTCGATCCAGACGATGCTTACCGGCACGCTGCCGCCGACCATCAACTACCAGAACCCGGACCCGGCCATCGTTCTCGACGTCGTGCCGAACGTGAAGCGCGACCAGCAGGTCACTGCGGTGCTGTCGAACTCCTTCGGCTTCGGTGGCCAGAACGCCAGCCTCGTCATGACCGCCGAGCCGGCCTGA
- a CDS encoding beta-ketoacyl-ACP synthase — MTKSANDVVITGVGIVTSQGVGAEPHVALLRAAEPPKVRIETERFAPYPVHPLPEIDWSQQIPKRGDQRQMENWQRLGVFAAGLALDDAGLKDNLEACGSMDMIVAAGGGERDINVDSLIVDEALKRNDRERLLNEKLTTELRPTLFLAQLSNLLAGNISIVHKVTGSSRTFMGEEAAGISAIETAFARIQAGQSTHTLVGGAFSAERLDIVLLIEAIQGHALGEWHPIWSRRPENGGGMILGSVGAFLVLESREYAEARGARIYATIGTIGGDRGGREDGRLEARLRGLAKPARELDPQSTVIFSGASGFHDLTQREKTFLETEFAGRPVRAYGGLVGHGIEAQFPVGMALAALSLGNAAKVPPFDPDAEAPMGAPAKAAIVTTIGHARGEGIAVLAAE; from the coding sequence ATGACGAAATCCGCTAACGATGTGGTGATCACCGGGGTCGGCATCGTGACGAGCCAGGGCGTCGGTGCCGAGCCGCATGTGGCGCTGCTCCGGGCGGCCGAACCGCCCAAGGTGCGGATCGAAACGGAGCGCTTCGCTCCCTATCCGGTCCACCCGCTGCCGGAAATCGACTGGTCGCAACAGATCCCGAAGCGCGGCGACCAGCGGCAGATGGAGAACTGGCAGCGCCTTGGCGTTTTCGCCGCCGGTCTAGCGCTCGATGACGCCGGTCTCAAAGACAATCTCGAAGCCTGCGGCAGCATGGATATGATCGTCGCGGCCGGAGGCGGCGAGCGCGACATCAATGTCGACTCGCTGATCGTCGACGAGGCCCTGAAGCGCAATGATCGCGAACGGCTTTTGAATGAAAAGCTGACGACGGAACTGCGCCCGACGCTCTTCCTGGCGCAGCTTTCCAACCTGCTCGCCGGCAACATTTCCATCGTCCACAAGGTGACCGGCTCGTCGCGCACATTCATGGGTGAGGAGGCGGCAGGCATCTCCGCGATCGAAACGGCCTTCGCCCGCATCCAGGCCGGGCAGTCGACGCATACCTTGGTCGGCGGCGCCTTTTCGGCCGAGCGTCTCGATATCGTCCTCCTGATCGAAGCGATCCAGGGGCATGCGCTCGGCGAATGGCACCCGATCTGGTCGCGCAGGCCCGAGAACGGCGGCGGCATGATTCTCGGCTCCGTAGGGGCCTTCCTCGTTCTTGAATCGCGCGAATATGCAGAAGCCAGGGGCGCGAGGATCTATGCCACGATCGGGACCATCGGCGGTGATCGCGGCGGCCGCGAGGACGGCCGGCTAGAGGCACGCCTCAGGGGCCTGGCGAAACCGGCGAGAGAGCTCGATCCGCAGTCGACCGTCATTTTTTCGGGCGCCAGCGGGTTCCATGATCTGACTCAACGCGAGAAGACATTCCTAGAGACCGAGTTCGCCGGGCGACCGGTGCGCGCGTATGGCGGTCTTGTCGGCCACGGCATCGAGGCGCAGTTCCCCGTCGGCATGGCCCTTGCCGCTCTTTCGCTCGGAAACGCGGCAAAGGTTCCGCCTTTCGATCCCGATGCCGAGGCGCCCATGGGGGCGCCGGCCAAGGCGGCGATCGTCACAACCATCGGGCATGCCCGCGGCGAAGGCATCGCCGTGCTTGCCGCGGAATAA
- a CDS encoding 3-hydroxyacyl-ACP dehydratase FabZ family protein: MLLEYFQMIDRIETVDLAAGRLVARSVVPEKSPVFEGHFPGYPLVPGVLLIETMAQASGFLVLAATNFAAMPFLMSVDGAKMRSFVEPSAELEIEALLEHEGSGFAVTKAKISSGGKKICDAQLKLRTIPFDQVPLGDIVRKRAEELGLMAVTAGSEK; encoded by the coding sequence ATGCTCCTTGAATATTTCCAGATGATCGACCGGATCGAGACCGTGGATCTGGCTGCCGGGCGGCTTGTGGCGCGCTCGGTCGTGCCGGAGAAGAGTCCGGTGTTCGAGGGGCATTTCCCCGGCTATCCGTTGGTCCCGGGCGTGCTGCTTATCGAAACGATGGCGCAGGCTTCCGGCTTTCTGGTGCTGGCCGCCACGAATTTCGCCGCAATGCCGTTCCTGATGTCGGTCGACGGTGCGAAGATGCGCAGCTTCGTCGAGCCGTCCGCCGAGCTTGAAATCGAGGCTCTGCTTGAACATGAGGGATCCGGCTTCGCCGTGACGAAGGCCAAGATTTCGTCGGGCGGCAAGAAGATATGCGATGCGCAGTTGAAGCTGAGGACGATTCCGTTCGATCAGGTGCCGCTCGGAGACATTGTCCGCAAACGTGCGGAAGAACTGGGACTGATGGCCGTGACGGCCGGTTCGGAGAAGTGA
- a CDS encoding acyl carrier protein, translated as MRVTATFDKVADIIAETSEIDRETIKPESHTIDDLGIDSLDFLDIVFAIDKEFGIKIPLEQWTQEVNEGKVSTEEYFVLKNLCAKIDELRAAKAG; from the coding sequence ATGCGCGTGACAGCTACATTCGACAAGGTTGCCGATATTATTGCGGAAACGAGCGAGATCGACCGCGAAACGATCAAGCCGGAAAGCCACACGATCGACGATCTCGGCATCGACAGTCTGGATTTCCTCGACATCGTCTTTGCGATCGACAAGGAATTCGGCATCAAGATTCCGCTGGAACAGTGGACCCAGGAAGTCAACGAGGGCAAGGTCTCGACCGAGGAATACTTCGTGCTGAAGAACCTCTGCGCTAAGATCGACGAATTGCGGGCTGCCAAAGCGGGATGA
- the cbiB gene encoding adenosylcobinamide-phosphate synthase CbiB, whose product MSAEIFFILVAALLIDRLVGDPDWLWSRLTHPVVFFGKAIGFFDGALNRGKVSDGWRKMRGLAAILILIAVSMAVGVVLNRLFDVLGSLGFVLEAITVAVFLAQKSLAEHVILVAASLRRDGLPGGREAVSMIVGRDPKTLDEPAVCRAAIESLAENFSDGVVAPAFWYALGGLPGLLAYKMLNTADSMIGHKSPKYLHFGWASARLDDIANLPAARLSVFLIAAGAYFKRGVEEARAAIDVARRDHHFHRSPNSGWPEAAMAGALDLQLAGPRVYGGVAVDEPMIHGSGRAVATVDDIDAAVSVFYAACSVMTLAFAALALVFLVL is encoded by the coding sequence GTGTCGGCCGAAATTTTCTTCATCCTCGTGGCCGCCCTTTTGATCGACCGTCTCGTCGGCGACCCGGATTGGCTCTGGTCGCGCCTGACGCATCCGGTGGTGTTTTTCGGAAAGGCGATCGGCTTCTTCGACGGGGCGCTTAACCGCGGTAAGGTCAGCGACGGCTGGCGGAAGATGCGGGGGCTCGCAGCCATCCTGATCCTGATCGCGGTCAGCATGGCCGTCGGAGTGGTGCTCAACCGGCTGTTCGACGTTCTCGGTTCCCTCGGTTTTGTCCTCGAGGCGATCACTGTTGCGGTGTTCCTTGCGCAGAAGAGCCTCGCCGAACACGTGATCCTGGTTGCCGCCAGCCTGCGCCGCGATGGGCTTCCCGGCGGTCGCGAAGCGGTGTCCATGATCGTCGGCCGCGATCCGAAGACGCTCGACGAGCCCGCCGTCTGCCGCGCGGCGATCGAAAGCCTTGCCGAGAACTTTTCCGACGGGGTCGTTGCGCCGGCCTTCTGGTATGCGCTCGGCGGGCTTCCCGGATTGCTCGCCTACAAGATGCTGAACACGGCCGATTCGATGATCGGCCACAAGAGCCCGAAATATCTCCATTTCGGTTGGGCTTCGGCCCGGCTGGACGATATCGCCAACTTGCCGGCTGCTCGGCTTTCCGTCTTCCTCATTGCCGCGGGCGCCTATTTCAAGCGGGGCGTCGAAGAGGCGCGGGCCGCAATTGACGTGGCGCGACGCGACCATCACTTCCATCGCTCGCCCAATTCCGGCTGGCCCGAGGCTGCGATGGCAGGGGCGCTCGATCTTCAGCTTGCAGGGCCCAGGGTCTATGGCGGCGTGGCGGTGGACGAGCCGATGATCCATGGTTCAGGCCGCGCGGTCGCAACCGTCGACGATATAGATGCCGCCGTCTCCGTTTTCTACGCCGCCTGTTCGGTGATGACCCTTGCCTTTGCCGCTCTGGCGCTGGTGTTCCTGGTTCTGTAG
- the cobD gene encoding threonine-phosphate decarboxylase CobD encodes MTAPIIHGGAITEAAARFGGAPGDWLDLSTGINPCPAALPEIEARVWQRLPDRHIEDAARAAASRYYLAGGVLPLPVPGTQAVIQLLPHLADVGKRAAIFAPTYGEYARVLTAAGFALDFIEGAEDLADRYGLAVIVNPNNPTGRLFPPQAILAMAEAMRAHGGLVVVDEAFGDLEPEASVAPHVGAHDNLVVFRSFGKFFGLAGLRLGFVVAAEVILEVLRERLGPWAVSGPALAVSAKLMESDTSQIKGRILERRAALDAVLRKAGLQVAGGTGLFALVEHERANDLHAALCEAHILTRKFDYNPRWLRIGLSADVNGDRRLAEALNRAGV; translated from the coding sequence ATGACCGCTCCGATCATTCACGGTGGCGCAATCACGGAGGCTGCGGCTCGCTTCGGCGGCGCGCCCGGCGACTGGCTCGACCTTTCGACCGGCATCAACCCGTGCCCGGCTGCGCTTCCCGAGATCGAAGCGCGCGTCTGGCAACGGCTGCCGGACCGGCATATCGAGGATGCGGCGCGCGCGGCGGCAAGCCGCTACTACCTAGCAGGTGGCGTGTTGCCACTGCCGGTACCCGGCACGCAGGCGGTCATTCAACTGCTGCCCCACCTTGCGGATGTGGGGAAACGTGCCGCCATATTCGCGCCGACTTATGGCGAATATGCTCGTGTGCTGACGGCGGCCGGCTTCGCCCTGGATTTCATCGAGGGCGCCGAAGATCTTGCCGACCGGTACGGCCTCGCCGTGATCGTCAATCCCAACAATCCGACCGGGAGGCTTTTCCCGCCGCAGGCGATTCTCGCCATGGCGGAAGCAATGAGGGCCCATGGCGGCCTTGTCGTCGTCGACGAAGCCTTCGGCGATCTCGAGCCGGAGGCGAGCGTTGCACCGCATGTGGGCGCCCACGACAACCTCGTCGTTTTTCGCTCCTTCGGCAAGTTCTTCGGCCTGGCCGGCCTGCGGCTGGGCTTCGTCGTCGCAGCCGAAGTGATCCTGGAGGTTCTCCGGGAGCGCCTTGGCCCCTGGGCGGTTTCCGGCCCGGCACTCGCCGTTTCCGCGAAACTGATGGAGAGCGATACGAGCCAGATCAAGGGCCGTATCCTTGAACGCAGGGCCGCGCTCGATGCGGTTCTGCGAAAGGCGGGGCTCCAAGTCGCCGGCGGCACGGGGCTCTTCGCGCTCGTCGAGCATGAGCGGGCAAACGATCTGCATGCGGCGCTTTGCGAAGCGCACATCCTGACGCGCAAGTTCGATTACAACCCGCGCTGGCTACGCATCGGCCTCTCGGCGGATGTAAACGGCGATCGTCGCCTTGCGGAAGCCTTGAACAGGGCAGGAGTCTAA
- a CDS encoding cobyrinate a,c-diamide synthase: MSGIMIAAPSSGSGKTTVALGLMRALKQRGLSIAPGKAGPDYIDPAFHAAASGRPCFNYDPWAMRGDLLLANAAAATEDGSTLVVEAMMGLFDGAADGTGSPADLAATLGLAVILVVDCARLSHSVAALVRGYADHRTDVRIAGVILNRVGSDRHEAMLRDALRRVDVTIFGVLYQDSALKLPERHLGLVQAGEHGALESFIDNAAMRVASGCDLEAILAAAMPLTPRRTSGAKALKPLGQRMAIAWDVAFAFCYEHLLSGWRAQGAELSFFSPLDDEAPDAGADAVYLPGGYPELHAERLAGALHFRSAMRRAAEQGTRIFGECGGYMTLGEGLVAADGRRYEMLGLLPLVTSFAERKRHLGYRRVAPLDNTFFDGPMTAHEFHYSTIVSKGAAEQLFAVKDAAGLELGRAGLRRGNVAGSFMHLIDRSE; this comes from the coding sequence ATGAGCGGCATCATGATTGCTGCGCCGAGCTCCGGCTCGGGCAAGACGACGGTCGCGCTCGGCCTGATGCGGGCGCTGAAACAGCGGGGGTTATCCATAGCACCCGGCAAGGCGGGGCCGGACTATATCGACCCGGCCTTTCACGCGGCGGCAAGCGGCAGGCCTTGCTTCAACTACGATCCCTGGGCGATGCGGGGAGATCTGCTCCTCGCCAATGCGGCGGCCGCTACCGAAGACGGCTCCACGCTCGTCGTGGAGGCGATGATGGGGCTCTTCGACGGTGCCGCCGACGGCACGGGGTCGCCGGCGGATCTTGCCGCGACACTTGGGCTGGCCGTGATCCTCGTCGTCGATTGCGCCCGCCTCTCCCATTCGGTCGCGGCACTGGTCCGTGGTTATGCCGATCATCGCACCGATGTCCGGATCGCAGGCGTTATCCTCAACAGGGTCGGCAGCGACCGGCACGAGGCGATGCTCCGCGACGCGCTTCGGCGTGTCGACGTCACGATCTTCGGGGTGCTCTATCAGGATAGCGCATTGAAGCTGCCGGAACGGCATCTGGGGCTCGTCCAGGCAGGCGAACACGGTGCGCTCGAATCCTTCATTGACAATGCGGCTATGCGCGTTGCGTCCGGTTGCGATCTCGAGGCGATCCTCGCGGCGGCGATGCCCTTGACGCCGCGAAGGACGTCCGGCGCCAAGGCGCTGAAGCCGCTCGGCCAGCGGATGGCTATCGCCTGGGACGTCGCCTTCGCCTTTTGCTACGAGCATCTTCTGTCCGGCTGGCGTGCGCAGGGGGCCGAACTCTCGTTCTTTTCGCCGCTTGACGACGAAGCGCCCGATGCGGGCGCCGATGCGGTCTATCTTCCCGGCGGCTATCCGGAATTGCATGCCGAGCGGCTTGCAGGTGCCTTGCATTTTCGCTCGGCAATGCGGCGTGCGGCCGAGCAGGGTACTCGGATCTTCGGGGAGTGCGGCGGCTACATGACGCTGGGCGAGGGGCTTGTCGCGGCCGACGGCAGGCGTTACGAGATGCTTGGTCTCTTGCCGCTCGTCACCAGTTTTGCAGAGCGCAAGCGGCACCTCGGCTATCGGCGCGTGGCGCCGCTCGACAACACATTTTTCGATGGACCGATGACCGCGCACGAATTCCACTATTCGACCATCGTTTCGAAGGGGGCGGCCGAGCAGCTCTTCGCGGTCAAGGACGCCGCGGGTCTCGAGCTTGGCCGCGCAGGTCTTCGCCGGGGCAACGTCGCCGGTTCCTTCATGCATCTGATCGATCGTTCGGAATGA
- the cobA gene encoding uroporphyrinogen-III C-methyltransferase, with protein sequence MTETLFAGLPNLEPGTVWLVGAGPGDPGLLTLHAANALRQADVIVHDALVDGDCLKLAKAGATLEFAGKRGGKPSPKQRDISLRLVELARAGLRVLRLKGGDPFVFGRGGEEALTLVEHGVPFRIVPGITAGIGGLAYAGIPVTHREVNHAVTFLTGHDSSGVVPDRINWEGIAKGSPVIVMYMAMKHIGQISANLIGAGRSPEEPVAFVCNAATPEQVVLETTLSRAEADVAASGLEPPAIVVVGEVVRLRPSLDWLGALNGRALAADPFSSRILRNPA encoded by the coding sequence ATGACGGAAACCCTATTCGCCGGCCTGCCCAATCTCGAACCGGGTACCGTCTGGCTTGTCGGGGCCGGCCCGGGCGACCCAGGTCTCTTGACCCTGCATGCGGCCAATGCGCTGCGCCAGGCGGACGTGATCGTTCACGACGCGCTCGTCGATGGCGACTGCCTGAAACTAGCGAAAGCCGGCGCGACGCTTGAATTTGCAGGAAAGCGTGGCGGCAAGCCTTCGCCGAAGCAGCGTGACATTTCGTTGAGGCTCGTCGAGCTTGCGCGGGCCGGGCTCAGGGTGTTGCGCCTCAAGGGCGGCGATCCTTTCGTCTTCGGCCGCGGCGGAGAGGAAGCGCTGACGCTTGTCGAGCATGGCGTTCCGTTCCGAATCGTGCCGGGCATCACCGCGGGCATTGGTGGGCTCGCCTATGCCGGTATCCCCGTGACGCATCGCGAGGTCAATCATGCAGTCACCTTCCTGACCGGTCACGATTCGTCCGGCGTCGTGCCGGACCGGATCAATTGGGAGGGCATCGCCAAGGGCTCGCCAGTGATCGTCATGTATATGGCGATGAAGCATATCGGCCAGATTTCGGCGAATCTCATCGGCGCCGGCCGATCGCCGGAGGAGCCGGTCGCCTTCGTCTGCAACGCCGCAACGCCGGAGCAGGTGGTGCTCGAGACCACGCTGTCGCGCGCGGAAGCGGATGTCGCGGCCTCCGGCCTCGAGCCGCCGGCGATCGTCGTCGTCGGCGAGGTCGTCCGGCTGCGCCCGTCACTCGATTGGCTCGGCGCGCTCAATGGTCGCGCACTGGCGGCCGACCCGTTTTCGAGCCGCATCCTTCGGAACCCGGCATGA
- a CDS encoding cobalamin biosynthesis protein → MPSAEGPAATVGKFVLGLGCERHTPPGEVIALAERALADAGACGSDLALIVSLDTRSEEPAIHAAAQHFAVPLRFFDAATLEAEAERLQSPSEIVFAHTGCHGVAEGAALAGAGRDAVLIVPKIRSARATAAIAGAVSAGIAGASGGAMLRSIGSKRR, encoded by the coding sequence ATGCCTTCAGCCGAGGGACCAGCCGCCACCGTTGGAAAGTTCGTGCTGGGTCTCGGCTGTGAGCGCCACACGCCGCCCGGAGAAGTGATCGCGCTTGCGGAACGGGCCCTGGCGGATGCAGGCGCCTGCGGGAGCGATCTCGCTCTCATCGTCTCCCTCGATACACGCTCGGAGGAACCCGCCATTCACGCCGCTGCGCAACACTTTGCTGTGCCGCTTCGCTTTTTTGACGCAGCAACGCTCGAGGCGGAAGCCGAGCGGTTGCAAAGCCCATCCGAGATCGTCTTCGCCCATACCGGCTGCCATGGCGTGGCGGAAGGGGCCGCGCTTGCCGGGGCTGGGCGGGATGCGGTCCTGATCGTGCCGAAGATCCGCTCGGCGCGCGCAACGGCGGCGATAGCCGGCGCGGTTTCCGCTGGCATCGCGGGTGCAAGCGGGGGTGCAATGCTTCGTTCGATCGGGAGTAAGAGACGATGA